One genomic segment of [Phormidium] sp. ETS-05 includes these proteins:
- a CDS encoding ATP-dependent Zn protease, with translation MNQTSLNLIAITVFSITLSALVGPAFNLPPTVPAGITFILLGLATADTLAWQNQGITLILDWFAQKSPEQQQRILSHEAGHFFVAYKLGIPVTGYALNAWEAFKQGQSARGGVRFDDTELAAELAQGKISQQLLDRYCTMWMAGIAAEMLIYNDTEGGAEDRQKLRGVLSPILRNPQQVETKERWAYLQARNLIEANRNSYENLIKAMANRVPIDECYAAIEGVKN, from the coding sequence ATGAATCAAACTTCTCTCAACCTCATCGCCATCACGGTTTTTTCTATTACCCTTTCTGCCTTAGTCGGCCCCGCATTTAATTTACCACCCACCGTCCCCGCCGGTATCACCTTTATCCTACTAGGACTGGCTACCGCCGATACCCTCGCATGGCAAAATCAAGGCATCACCTTGATATTAGACTGGTTTGCCCAGAAATCTCCCGAACAACAACAGCGCATTCTCTCCCATGAAGCGGGGCACTTTTTTGTTGCCTACAAACTAGGAATTCCCGTCACTGGTTATGCTCTCAACGCCTGGGAAGCCTTCAAACAAGGTCAATCTGCCCGAGGTGGCGTCCGGTTTGACGATACGGAATTAGCCGCCGAATTGGCACAGGGAAAAATCAGCCAGCAACTTTTAGACAGATATTGTACTATGTGGATGGCGGGGATTGCTGCGGAAATGTTAATTTATAATGACACGGAAGGCGGCGCCGAAGACCGACAGAAACTCCGAGGGGTTTTAAGCCCAATTCTGCGTAATCCCCAGCAAGTAGAAACCAAAGAGCGCTGGGCTTATTTACAAGCGCGCAATTTAATAGAAGCCAACCGAAATTCATATGAAAATTTAATAAAAGCGATGGCAAACAGAGTTCCCATAGATGAATGTTACGCCGCCATAGAAGGGGTAAAGAATTAA
- a CDS encoding phosphoribosyltransferase: MPDIYISWPEYHEKIEKLAAQIYYSRWQFNQIVCLARGGLRVGDLLSRIYDLPLAILAASSYGGPGFTVRGNITLASNLTMTADRLGSRVLVVDDLVDSGVSLVEATKWLQNRYGDDITELRTAVLWYKACSRVQPDYYVDYLPDNPWIHQPFERYEQLSAEQLAAVYEPVRLKS, translated from the coding sequence ATGCCAGACATTTACATATCTTGGCCAGAGTACCACGAAAAAATCGAGAAGTTGGCGGCGCAAATTTATTATTCCCGCTGGCAATTTAACCAGATTGTCTGTCTGGCTCGGGGTGGACTGCGGGTGGGGGATTTGCTCTCACGGATTTATGACTTGCCTTTGGCGATTTTGGCAGCGTCATCTTATGGCGGTCCGGGATTCACGGTGCGGGGAAATATTACCTTAGCATCTAATTTGACGATGACGGCGGACCGGTTGGGGAGTCGGGTGTTGGTGGTGGACGATTTGGTGGATTCGGGGGTTTCCCTGGTGGAGGCAACTAAGTGGTTGCAAAACCGTTATGGTGATGATATTACGGAGTTGCGCACGGCGGTTTTGTGGTATAAGGCTTGTTCAAGGGTGCAACCAGATTACTATGTGGATTATTTACCGGATAATCCGTGGATTCATCAGCCATTTGAGCGGTATGAGCAATTGAGTGCGGAACAGTTGGCGGCGGTGTATGAGCCGGTGCGTCTAAAATCATAA
- a CDS encoding M15 family metallopeptidase — protein sequence MDKAGLSEKPSSRLSRMGSDIPEAVRDVAPGRVGKGNASKANSSKMMGAIGGLVGVAIVALGSGVWLASQPPQVAVTGEPATPSPANSTPTATPTVAAVGENVVPQESLLGHLPYEEAPLAELQEIAGGIMMRQKAAEAFSQMQQAARAEGIYLTPISGFRNQKDQEHLFFEVKAERGQVATQRAEVSAPPGYSEHHTGYAVDVGDGDVPATDLSVDFENTRAFKWMQANAARYSFELSFPKNNVQGVTYEPWHWRFVGDRHSLETFYKARLLKPSPSQPASEQVSNPNTVLPSNPSPNPQPNP from the coding sequence TTGGATAAGGCTGGTTTGTCGGAAAAACCGTCTAGTCGGTTGAGCAGGATGGGAAGTGATATCCCGGAAGCGGTGCGGGATGTGGCACCTGGTAGAGTAGGTAAAGGCAATGCCTCCAAAGCTAACTCCTCCAAGATGATGGGGGCGATCGGCGGTTTGGTGGGAGTGGCGATCGTGGCTCTCGGTTCTGGGGTGTGGCTGGCTTCTCAACCTCCCCAAGTGGCGGTGACGGGGGAACCGGCGACACCATCTCCGGCAAATTCCACCCCCACGGCGACTCCTACTGTGGCGGCGGTGGGGGAAAATGTGGTCCCGCAGGAGTCGTTACTAGGACATCTGCCTTATGAAGAGGCTCCGTTGGCAGAGTTGCAGGAGATTGCTGGTGGGATTATGATGCGCCAAAAAGCGGCGGAGGCTTTTTCTCAAATGCAGCAAGCGGCTCGGGCGGAAGGAATTTATTTGACGCCAATTTCAGGATTTAGAAATCAAAAAGACCAAGAGCATTTGTTTTTTGAGGTGAAGGCGGAGCGGGGACAGGTAGCCACCCAAAGGGCGGAAGTAAGCGCACCTCCGGGGTATAGTGAGCATCACACTGGTTATGCTGTGGATGTGGGGGATGGAGATGTGCCTGCCACCGATTTGAGTGTGGATTTTGAAAATACCCGGGCTTTTAAATGGATGCAGGCAAATGCGGCTCGTTATAGTTTTGAGCTGTCTTTTCCTAAGAATAATGTGCAAGGGGTGACATATGAGCCGTGGCATTGGCGTTTTGTGGGCGATCGGCACAGTCTAGAAACCTTCTACAAAGCCCGCCTCCTCAAACCATCACCCAGCCAACCCGCTTCTGAGCAGGTTTCTAACCCAAATACAGTGTTACCATCCAACCCATCACCAAACCCGCAACCCAACCCATGA
- a CDS encoding Uma2 family endonuclease, which produces MTLAEALTNQLPVTQAEIPPLDNGDCLNQYEFERRYHAMPHVKKAELIEGVVYMPSPLRFHSHAKPHLLFNTWLGVYFAGTPGVEAGDNPTVRLDLDNQPQPDAVLRLSKGGSSSISDDDYIEGSPELIAEIAASTASYDLHQKKNAYRRNGVQEYIVWEMFENRLLWFRLSAGEYIEMAPDEQGIIRSVVFPGLWLDVPALLQGNLGAVLAAVQLGINSQEHGEFVQRISG; this is translated from the coding sequence ATGACATTAGCTGAAGCCTTAACCAATCAACTGCCAGTGACGCAGGCAGAAATACCTCCTTTGGATAATGGGGACTGTTTAAACCAGTATGAATTCGAGCGCCGGTATCACGCCATGCCCCATGTGAAAAAAGCTGAACTTATCGAAGGAGTCGTTTATATGCCATCACCATTGCGCTTTCACAGTCATGCCAAACCCCACCTGCTGTTTAATACTTGGTTGGGGGTTTACTTTGCTGGTACTCCCGGAGTAGAAGCGGGTGATAATCCCACAGTGCGGCTAGATTTGGATAATCAACCCCAACCCGATGCCGTGTTACGCTTATCCAAGGGGGGCAGTTCCTCTATCAGTGATGATGATTATATTGAAGGATCCCCAGAATTAATCGCCGAAATTGCCGCCAGCACAGCTTCTTATGATTTACATCAGAAGAAAAATGCTTACCGTCGCAATGGCGTGCAAGAATATATTGTGTGGGAAATGTTTGAGAATCGCTTGCTATGGTTCCGCTTATCAGCCGGGGAATATATAGAAATGGCACCAGACGAACAAGGAATTATTCGCAGTGTGGTGTTTCCAGGTTTATGGTTAGATGTCCCGGCTTTACTCCAAGGGAATTTAGGGGCAGTGTTGGCAGCGGTGCAGTTGGGGATTAATAGTCAGGAACATGGGGAATTTGTCCAGAGAATATCTGGTTGA